One region of Flavobacterium sp. GSB-24 genomic DNA includes:
- a CDS encoding TonB-dependent receptor, giving the protein MITKNTCAFFLFILTIFTSFSQERFTLSGTVSDSKNNETLIGVNIYIPTLKIGTTTNEYGFYSISIPKGEYEIEISYVGYQTIQTNILLNQNTKNNFSISENGEELQEVVITDNRSKINIKSPEMSANKLSIATIKKMPVVLGEVDVLKSILLLPGVTNAGEGASGFNVRGGGADQNLILLDEATIFNSSHVFGFFSVFNPDAIKDLKLYKGGIPARYGGRASSVLDIYQKDGSSKDFHMNGGIGLISSRILAEGPIVKDKGSFLIGGRASYAHLFLKLSEDDKNNAAYFYDLNTKLSYKLNDNNSLYLSGYFGRDVFSLNKSFTNIYGNSILNLRWNHLYSDKLFSNLSLIYSDYYYGLDLDFVGFKWDSGIKNYNIKYDFKHYLSDKLKLNYGLNATYYEFNPGTIKPSSPDSGINPDQLDKKYAFEPSVYLDAESQLSNKITVAYGLRYSLFYRLGSSTINYYDNNQAVVFNSDIQIYEKGTPTSTRYFGKNKVIKDYNNFEPRFSVSYQLNDDQAIKASYNRMAQYLQLISNTSSPTPLDVWMPSDKYIKPQLADQVALGYFRNISSGAYSFEVETYYKEVKNRLDYIDGADLIANYAIEQVILNGRMRAYGLEIMVKKNTGKFNGWVSYTLSKSEQQTPGRTPEEIGINNGQWYASAYDKTHNLAITSAYNLNEKWSFGANFALQSGQPVTYPNGQYEYLGITVPSYGLRNENRLPAYHHLDISATLTPRKNKDRNWKGEWVFSIYNLYNRMNAASINFRQNVDTGDNEAVKTSIFGIVPAVSYNFKF; this is encoded by the coding sequence ATGATTACAAAAAATACCTGCGCATTTTTTCTTTTTATTTTAACGATTTTTACATCCTTTTCACAGGAACGATTCACTTTAAGCGGTACTGTCAGCGACAGCAAAAACAACGAAACTTTAATTGGAGTAAATATTTATATTCCAACTCTTAAAATAGGAACTACAACAAACGAATACGGATTTTATTCTATTTCTATCCCAAAAGGAGAATACGAAATTGAAATTAGCTACGTTGGTTACCAAACCATTCAAACAAATATCCTTTTAAATCAGAATACCAAAAATAACTTTTCTATCAGCGAAAACGGTGAAGAACTTCAAGAAGTTGTCATTACAGATAACAGAAGCAAAATCAACATCAAATCGCCAGAAATGAGCGCCAATAAACTTTCTATTGCCACTATAAAAAAAATGCCGGTTGTTTTAGGAGAAGTCGATGTACTTAAATCTATTTTATTACTTCCCGGTGTTACCAATGCTGGAGAAGGCGCTTCTGGATTTAATGTCCGCGGAGGCGGCGCAGATCAAAACTTGATTCTTTTAGACGAAGCCACAATATTTAATTCATCGCATGTTTTCGGCTTCTTTTCTGTTTTTAATCCCGATGCAATCAAAGATTTAAAATTGTATAAAGGGGGAATTCCTGCGCGTTACGGCGGAAGAGCTTCTTCTGTTTTAGATATTTACCAAAAAGACGGAAGCAGTAAAGATTTCCACATGAACGGCGGTATTGGATTAATTTCAAGCCGTATTCTTGCCGAAGGTCCAATTGTAAAAGACAAAGGCTCTTTTTTAATTGGAGGAAGAGCTTCTTATGCTCACTTATTTTTAAAACTTTCCGAAGATGACAAAAATAATGCTGCTTATTTTTACGATTTAAACACCAAATTAAGTTATAAACTCAACGATAATAACAGTTTATATTTATCAGGTTATTTTGGCCGTGATGTTTTCAGTTTGAATAAAAGTTTCACCAATATATACGGAAATTCGATCTTGAATTTAAGATGGAATCATTTATATTCTGATAAATTATTTTCAAATCTCTCTTTGATTTACAGCGATTACTACTACGGATTAGATCTTGATTTTGTAGGTTTTAAATGGGATTCTGGAATTAAAAATTATAACATCAAATACGATTTCAAACATTATCTTTCAGATAAACTAAAACTTAATTATGGTTTAAACGCAACTTATTATGAGTTTAATCCTGGAACCATAAAACCAAGCAGCCCAGATTCTGGAATTAACCCCGATCAATTAGATAAAAAATACGCTTTTGAACCATCTGTTTATCTAGATGCGGAAAGTCAGCTTTCGAATAAAATTACTGTTGCTTACGGATTACGCTACAGCCTTTTTTATAGATTAGGTTCCTCAACTATTAATTATTATGACAATAATCAAGCAGTCGTTTTTAATAGCGATATTCAGATTTACGAAAAAGGAACACCAACTTCTACACGATATTTTGGAAAAAATAAAGTGATAAAAGATTATAATAATTTTGAACCTAGGTTTTCAGTTTCTTATCAATTAAATGACGACCAAGCCATAAAAGCAAGTTACAATCGTATGGCACAGTATCTTCAATTAATTTCAAATACCTCATCTCCTACTCCATTAGATGTATGGATGCCGAGCGACAAATACATTAAACCGCAGCTTGCAGATCAAGTTGCATTAGGATATTTTAGAAATATCAGCAGCGGAGCATATTCATTTGAAGTTGAAACCTATTACAAGGAAGTTAAAAATAGACTCGATTATATTGATGGAGCCGACTTAATTGCTAATTATGCTATTGAACAAGTAATTTTAAATGGCCGTATGAGGGCGTATGGTTTAGAAATTATGGTTAAGAAAAATACAGGCAAGTTTAATGGCTGGGTTTCTTATACATTGTCAAAATCAGAACAGCAGACTCCTGGCAGAACACCAGAAGAAATTGGAATTAATAACGGACAATGGTATGCTTCGGCTTATGACAAAACACACAACTTAGCTATCACATCCGCTTATAATTTAAATGAAAAATGGTCATTTGGGGCCAATTTTGCATTGCAGTCTGGACAGCCGGTTACATATCCGAATGGGCAATATGAATATTTGGGAATTACCGTTCCAAGCTACGGATTACGTAATGAAAACCGACTTCCTGCTTATCATCATTTGGATATTTCTGCGACTTTAACTCCAAGAAAAAATAAGGATAGGAATTGGAAAGGCGAATGGGTTTTCAGTATTTACAATCTCTATAATCGTATGAATGCTGCGTCTATAAATTTTAGACAAAATGTAGACACTGGTGATAACGAAGCTGTTAAAACTTCCATTTTTGGAATCGTACCAGCCGTTAGTTATAATTTTAAGTTCTAA
- a CDS encoding NADP-dependent isocitrate dehydrogenase, with translation MNKSKIFYTLTDEAPLLATYSLLPIVQAFTATAGIEIETRDISLAGRILSNFPDSLTDAQKTGDALAELGQLATQPEANIIKLPNISASVPQLKAAIAELQSHGYNVPNFPEDPQNDAEKEIKAKYAKVLGSAVNPVLREGNSDRRAPRAVKNFAKANPHSMGAWSADSKTKVASMPNGDFYGSEKSLTVADANDVKIEFVAKDGTTTVLKASTPLKAGEIIDSSVLSVKKLKEFAANAIAEAKKEGVLLSVHLKATMMKVSDPIIFGAIVEVYFADLFKKYETLFAELNVDTKNGLGDIYAKIAGRPEQAEVEADITKAIENGPALAMVNSDKGITNLHVPSDVIVDASMPAMIRTSGQMWNKDGKAQDTIAVIPDRSYAGVYTATIDFCKKHGAFDPKTMGSVPNVGLMAQKAEEYGSHDKTFQMKADGVVRVVDANGNVLMEQNVETNDIFRMCQAKDAPIQDWVKLAVNRARLSHTPAVFWLDENRAHDRELIVKVQKYLKDYDTTNLDIRILNPVAATEFTLDRIIKGLDTISVTGNVLRDYLTDLFPILELGTSAKMLSIVPLMNGGGLFETGAGGSAPKHVEQFTEEGYLRWDSLGEFLALGASLEHLGQTLDNSKAIVLAETLDEANDKFLANDKSPARKVGQIDNRGSHFYLAFYWAQALAAQNKDAELKAIFTPIAADFEANEAKIDAELIGAQGKPQTLGGYYQPTPELVSKAMRPSETFNAIIAKIK, from the coding sequence ATGAATAAATCAAAAATTTTTTACACCTTAACTGATGAGGCGCCGTTATTGGCAACTTACTCTTTGTTACCAATTGTTCAAGCTTTTACAGCAACAGCTGGAATTGAAATCGAAACCAGAGATATTTCGCTGGCAGGAAGAATTTTATCAAACTTCCCAGATTCTTTGACAGATGCTCAAAAAACTGGAGATGCATTGGCTGAATTAGGCCAATTAGCAACTCAGCCAGAAGCAAACATTATTAAATTACCAAACATCTCAGCATCTGTTCCTCAATTAAAAGCGGCTATTGCTGAATTACAATCTCACGGATATAACGTGCCAAATTTCCCAGAAGATCCTCAAAACGATGCTGAAAAGGAAATTAAAGCAAAATATGCAAAAGTTTTAGGTTCTGCTGTAAACCCAGTTTTACGTGAAGGAAACTCTGACCGTAGAGCTCCAAGAGCAGTTAAAAACTTCGCAAAAGCAAACCCGCACTCAATGGGTGCTTGGTCTGCTGACTCAAAAACTAAAGTTGCTTCTATGCCAAACGGTGATTTTTACGGAAGTGAAAAATCATTGACTGTTGCAGATGCAAATGATGTTAAAATCGAATTTGTTGCAAAAGACGGAACAACAACTGTTTTAAAAGCAAGCACTCCGCTAAAAGCAGGTGAAATTATCGACAGCTCTGTTTTAAGTGTAAAAAAATTAAAAGAATTTGCTGCTAATGCAATTGCTGAAGCAAAAAAAGAAGGTGTTTTACTTTCTGTGCATTTAAAAGCTACAATGATGAAAGTTTCTGATCCAATTATCTTTGGCGCTATCGTTGAAGTATATTTTGCAGATCTTTTCAAAAAATACGAAACTTTATTTGCTGAGTTAAATGTGGATACTAAAAATGGTTTAGGTGATATCTATGCTAAAATTGCTGGAAGACCTGAGCAGGCTGAAGTTGAAGCTGACATTACTAAAGCGATCGAAAACGGACCAGCTTTGGCAATGGTTAATTCTGATAAAGGAATTACAAACTTACACGTTCCTTCGGATGTTATTGTTGATGCTTCTATGCCGGCAATGATCCGTACTTCTGGACAAATGTGGAACAAAGATGGTAAAGCGCAAGATACAATTGCTGTTATTCCAGACCGTTCTTACGCGGGAGTTTATACTGCAACAATCGATTTCTGTAAAAAACACGGTGCTTTTGATCCTAAAACAATGGGAAGTGTTCCTAACGTCGGATTAATGGCTCAAAAAGCTGAAGAATACGGATCTCACGATAAAACTTTCCAAATGAAAGCTGACGGAGTTGTTCGTGTGGTAGATGCAAACGGAAATGTTTTAATGGAACAAAACGTTGAAACAAATGATATTTTCAGAATGTGTCAGGCAAAAGATGCTCCTATTCAGGACTGGGTTAAACTGGCTGTAAACAGAGCTCGTCTATCTCATACTCCTGCTGTTTTCTGGTTAGACGAAAACAGAGCACATGATAGAGAATTGATCGTAAAAGTTCAAAAGTACCTTAAAGATTACGATACTACAAACTTAGATATCCGTATTTTAAACCCAGTTGCTGCCACTGAATTTACTTTAGACAGAATCATCAAAGGTTTAGATACTATTTCTGTAACAGGAAACGTGTTACGTGATTACTTAACAGATTTATTCCCAATTTTAGAATTAGGAACTTCAGCAAAAATGTTATCTATCGTTCCATTAATGAATGGTGGTGGATTGTTCGAAACTGGTGCTGGAGGTTCTGCTCCTAAACACGTTGAACAATTTACAGAAGAAGGATATTTACGTTGGGATTCATTAGGAGAATTTTTAGCTCTTGGTGCTTCATTAGAGCATTTAGGACAAACTTTAGATAATTCTAAAGCAATTGTTTTAGCTGAAACTCTTGACGAAGCAAACGATAAATTCTTAGCTAACGATAAATCTCCTGCTCGTAAAGTTGGACAAATTGACAACCGTGGTTCTCATTTCTATTTAGCATTCTATTGGGCTCAAGCTTTGGCTGCTCAAAACAAAGATGCTGAATTGAAAGCAATCTTTACTCCAATTGCTGCTGATTTTGAAGCTAACGAAGCAAAAATCGATGCAGAATTAATTGGTGCTCAAGGAAAACCTCAAACTCTTGGCGGTTATTACCAGCCAACTCCTGAGTTAGTAAGTAAAGCAATGCGTCCGAGCGAAACATTCAACGCTATTATTGCAAAAATTAAATAA
- the rplS gene encoding 50S ribosomal protein L19, whose protein sequence is MADLLKFVQNEFVAKKDFPEFGAGDTITVFYEIKEGEKTRTQFFKGVVIQRRGSGNTETFTIRKMSGAIGVERIFPVNLPALQKIEINKKGAVRRARIFYFRQLTGKKAKIKDKRR, encoded by the coding sequence ATGGCAGATTTATTAAAATTCGTTCAAAACGAATTCGTTGCTAAAAAAGATTTCCCTGAATTTGGAGCTGGAGACACAATCACAGTTTTCTACGAAATTAAAGAGGGTGAAAAAACTAGAACTCAGTTTTTTAAAGGAGTTGTAATTCAAAGAAGAGGTTCTGGTAACACAGAAACTTTTACTATTCGTAAAATGTCTGGAGCTATTGGAGTTGAGCGTATCTTCCCAGTAAACTTACCAGCTTTACAAAAAATCGAAATCAACAAGAAAGGTGCTGTACGTAGAGCTAGAATTTTCTACTTCAGACAACTTACTGGTAAAAAAGCTAAGATTAAAGATAAAAGAAGATAA
- the trmD gene encoding tRNA (guanosine(37)-N1)-methyltransferase TrmD, with amino-acid sequence MRIDIITLLPELLRSPFEASIMKRAIDKGLVEVHFHNLRDYSTNKQKSVDDYPFGGGAGMVMTIQPIDDCITHLKSQREYDEIIYMSPDGETLNQKMANKMSMYENIIILCGHYKGVDQRVRDHFITKEISIGDYVLSGGELGALVLSDALIRLIPGVLSDETSALTDSFQDNLLSGPIYTRPADYKGWKVPEVLTSGHFAKIDKWREDMAYEHTKNRRPDLLE; translated from the coding sequence ATGCGAATTGATATCATTACACTTTTACCAGAATTATTAAGAAGTCCATTTGAGGCTTCGATTATGAAACGTGCCATTGACAAAGGTTTAGTCGAAGTACATTTTCATAATCTGCGTGACTATAGCACGAATAAACAGAAAAGTGTTGATGATTATCCGTTTGGGGGTGGTGCTGGAATGGTAATGACAATTCAGCCAATTGATGACTGTATTACCCATTTGAAAAGTCAGCGAGAATATGATGAAATCATTTATATGTCGCCTGACGGTGAAACTTTAAATCAAAAAATGGCCAATAAAATGTCTATGTACGAAAACATTATCATTTTATGCGGGCATTATAAAGGTGTTGACCAAAGAGTTAGAGATCATTTTATTACTAAAGAAATTTCGATTGGTGATTATGTTTTATCAGGAGGAGAATTAGGAGCTTTGGTTTTATCTGATGCTTTAATTCGATTAATTCCTGGTGTATTGAGCGACGAAACCTCAGCATTAACAGACAGCTTTCAAGATAATTTACTTTCTGGACCTATATATACAAGGCCTGCAGATTATAAAGGATGGAAAGTCCCAGAAGTTTTAACCAGCGGCCATTTTGCCAAAATCGATAAATGGCGAGAAGATATGGCATATGAACATACTAAAAACAGACGGCCAGATTTATTAGAATAA
- a CDS encoding sugar phosphate isomerase/epimerase, with protein sequence MITRRNFIINTGLAATAVLASPSFAFSMNKKEIGLQLYTLREELPKDVKATLEKVAKAGFTTVETYGFSIKDQFWGLTPKELKKILDDNGLKAVSGHYNLGSFLYDGNTEELIASIEAAKILKSEFLTIPWVDEAFRRNIADYKKIAARVNEAAVMCKKEGLKLAYHNHDFEFQKHDGVTGFEILLNETDKDLVYFELDLYWVIHSGNDPLKLFKENPGRFKMWHVKDKDKNNNNLNTEVGSGTIDFKPLFAAAKQSGMIHFFVEQENNFAVNSFDSIKKSCDFISKKLL encoded by the coding sequence ATGATTACTAGAAGAAATTTTATAATTAATACGGGTCTGGCTGCAACAGCAGTTCTGGCTTCGCCGTCATTCGCATTTTCTATGAATAAAAAAGAAATAGGTTTACAATTGTATACACTTCGTGAAGAGCTTCCGAAAGATGTAAAAGCAACTTTAGAAAAAGTAGCGAAAGCAGGATTTACAACTGTCGAAACATATGGTTTTTCTATTAAAGATCAGTTTTGGGGATTAACGCCAAAAGAATTGAAAAAGATTTTAGATGATAACGGCCTGAAAGCAGTAAGCGGCCATTATAATTTAGGGAGCTTTTTATACGATGGAAATACCGAAGAACTAATAGCTTCAATAGAAGCAGCAAAAATTCTAAAAAGTGAATTTTTAACCATTCCGTGGGTCGACGAAGCTTTTAGAAGAAATATAGCAGATTATAAAAAGATCGCTGCCCGAGTAAATGAAGCAGCTGTAATGTGCAAAAAAGAAGGTTTGAAACTGGCTTATCATAACCATGATTTTGAATTTCAAAAACACGATGGAGTTACGGGTTTTGAAATCTTATTAAATGAAACCGATAAAGATTTGGTTTATTTTGAATTAGATTTATACTGGGTGATTCATTCTGGAAATGATCCTCTAAAATTATTCAAAGAAAATCCAGGACGTTTTAAAATGTGGCACGTAAAAGACAAGGATAAAAATAATAATAATCTAAACACCGAAGTTGGTAGCGGAACTATAGATTTTAAGCCTCTGTTTGCGGCAGCAAAACAATCTGGAATGATTCATTTTTTTGTGGAACAAGAGAATAATTTTGCCGTAAATTCTTTTGATTCTATTAAGAAAAGCTGTGATTTCATTTCTAAAAAATTGCTTTAA
- a CDS encoding cupin domain-containing protein: MQNIGTSKEFIKGDDIEWEVVGEGIKRKILAYDDRVMLVNVHFETGGIGVLHEHYHTQVTYVASGKFDVTINGVTETLKEGDSFYIPPHAVHGVVCLESGMLTDVFGPAREDFLK, encoded by the coding sequence ATGCAGAACATAGGAACAAGCAAAGAATTTATAAAAGGAGATGATATTGAATGGGAAGTGGTTGGTGAAGGAATCAAACGCAAGATCCTAGCTTATGATGACAGAGTAATGCTCGTAAATGTGCATTTTGAAACTGGAGGAATTGGTGTTTTGCACGAACATTACCATACACAAGTCACTTATGTAGCAAGCGGTAAATTTGATGTTACAATAAATGGTGTAACAGAAACTTTAAAAGAAGGCGATAGTTTTTATATTCCGCCTCATGCAGTGCATGGAGTGGTTTGTTTGGAAAGCGGTATGCTGACAGACGTTTTTGGTCCTGCAAGGGAAGATTTTTTGAAGTAA
- a CDS encoding MFS transporter has product MNLSKTNVLFMAVCTGLIVANLYYCQPLIVLIANEFKIPEASAGTITYLTQAGYAIGLFFMVPLGDKIERKRQILMTTFASVIALLIAATAKNFLILQIASLLIGITSIVPQLILPLAASLSAPEQRGKVVGTIMSGLLVGILLSRTLSGFIGEVLGWRSMFYIAAGICLLIFFVIQSKFPVNKPQFQGTYRQLIKSLFTLIKTQPVLREATAINVFSFAQFGAFWTTMVLLLSGEPFHFNSATIGLFGIVGASGALAAPLVGKLGDKGNSRIAVGYGCLLILISFLIFYFAIESVIGIAIGIVFIDIGIQGVHISNQTRVYSLLPEARNRLNTVFMSFSFLGTAAGSAYGLLLWKLGGWHAVAIGCMVLSLISLAVYGLTYKSTPKRRD; this is encoded by the coding sequence ATGAATTTATCTAAAACAAATGTACTTTTCATGGCAGTTTGCACTGGTCTTATAGTTGCAAATCTTTACTACTGCCAGCCTTTGATTGTTTTAATTGCCAACGAATTTAAAATTCCAGAAGCCAGCGCCGGAACTATCACGTATTTAACTCAGGCCGGTTATGCTATTGGATTGTTTTTTATGGTTCCTCTTGGTGATAAAATAGAGAGAAAAAGGCAGATTTTAATGACCACTTTTGCATCTGTAATTGCATTATTGATTGCAGCAACGGCAAAAAATTTTCTGATTTTACAAATTGCTTCATTACTAATCGGAATCACGTCTATTGTACCACAGCTTATTCTGCCTTTAGCAGCTTCTTTGAGCGCTCCCGAACAACGCGGAAAAGTTGTTGGAACAATTATGAGTGGTCTTTTGGTTGGAATTTTGCTTTCGCGAACTTTAAGCGGTTTTATTGGTGAAGTTCTAGGCTGGAGATCAATGTTTTATATCGCGGCAGGAATTTGTCTTTTGATCTTTTTTGTAATTCAAAGTAAATTTCCAGTTAATAAACCACAGTTTCAAGGAACTTACAGACAATTAATTAAATCCTTATTTACACTTATAAAAACACAGCCTGTGCTGCGTGAAGCAACTGCAATTAATGTTTTCAGTTTTGCGCAGTTTGGGGCTTTCTGGACCACAATGGTTTTACTGCTATCTGGAGAACCTTTTCACTTTAATAGTGCGACAATTGGATTATTCGGAATTGTAGGTGCATCTGGAGCATTGGCGGCGCCTTTGGTTGGTAAACTTGGGGATAAAGGGAATTCAAGAATTGCAGTTGGTTATGGATGTTTACTGATCTTGATAAGCTTTCTGATTTTCTACTTTGCTATAGAAAGCGTAATTGGTATTGCAATAGGAATTGTATTTATTGATATCGGAATCCAAGGTGTTCATATTTCAAACCAAACAAGAGTTTATTCACTTCTGCCAGAAGCTAGAAATAGATTGAATACAGTATTTATGTCTTTCAGTTTCTTAGGAACTGCTGCAGGATCTGCATATGGATTATTATTATGGAAATTAGGAGGATGGCATGCTGTCGCTATTGGCTGTATGGTTTTATCGTTAATTTCATTGGCAGTTTATGGACTGACTTATAAATCGACCCCGAAACGTCGGGACTAA
- a CDS encoding peptidylprolyl isomerase, with protein MENGIYAKFNTSKGSILVKLTHDLTPGTVGNFVALAEGNMENKVKPQGQKFYDGLTFHRVIADFMIQGGCPKGTGTGDPGYKFDDEFHPTLKHDRPGVLSMANSGPGSNGSQFFITHVPTPWLDGKHSVFGYVVEGQDIVDAVAQGDNLDSVEIIRVGEEAQKWNAIEAFIGLKGARLKREAALKAESEAKMEQLAAGFDKTESGLRYKMIQKGDGKRAEAGKTVSVHYEGSLENGKVFDSSYPRKKPIEFKLGIGQVIEGWDEGIALLQVGDKARFVIPSDLGYGPSGAGGVIPPNATLIFDVELMDVK; from the coding sequence ATGGAAAACGGAATATACGCTAAATTCAACACTAGCAAAGGTTCGATTTTAGTAAAACTAACACACGATTTAACACCTGGAACTGTAGGGAACTTTGTAGCTCTTGCAGAAGGTAATATGGAAAATAAAGTTAAACCTCAAGGACAAAAATTCTACGACGGATTAACATTCCACAGAGTAATTGCTGATTTCATGATTCAAGGTGGATGTCCTAAAGGAACTGGAACTGGAGATCCAGGTTATAAATTTGATGATGAATTTCACCCAACTTTAAAACACGATCGCCCAGGAGTTTTATCTATGGCAAACTCTGGACCTGGAAGCAATGGTTCTCAATTTTTTATCACTCACGTTCCAACTCCTTGGTTAGATGGAAAACACAGTGTTTTTGGTTATGTTGTTGAAGGACAAGACATCGTTGACGCTGTAGCTCAAGGTGATAATCTGGATTCAGTAGAAATCATCAGAGTTGGTGAAGAAGCTCAAAAATGGAATGCTATCGAAGCTTTTATTGGTTTAAAAGGTGCTCGTCTAAAACGTGAAGCAGCTTTAAAAGCAGAATCTGAAGCGAAAATGGAACAATTAGCTGCTGGTTTTGATAAAACAGAAAGCGGTTTACGTTACAAAATGATTCAAAAAGGTGATGGTAAGAGAGCTGAAGCTGGAAAAACAGTTTCTGTTCACTACGAAGGATCTTTAGAAAACGGAAAAGTTTTTGATTCATCTTACCCGCGTAAAAAACCAATCGAATTCAAATTAGGAATTGGACAAGTTATTGAAGGATGGGACGAAGGTATTGCTTTATTACAAGTTGGAGACAAAGCTCGTTTTGTAATTCCATCTGATTTAGGATACGGACCATCAGGTGCAGGAGGAGTTATTCCGCCAAACGCAACCTTGATTTTTGACGTTGAATTAATGGACGTAAAATAA
- a CDS encoding c-type cytochrome codes for MRKILILAGTVLVLVACGAKQSMAEAPPPPPPPPSKEVSAKDLVFGDPALAQGKQLYDNNCAKCHKWYEPKQFSKEEWKPILVRMQKKAKLDDMQMASITNFIDSQL; via the coding sequence ATGAGAAAAATTTTAATTTTGGCAGGAACGGTTTTAGTTTTAGTAGCGTGTGGTGCTAAACAATCAATGGCTGAAGCTCCTCCGCCACCTCCACCACCTCCTTCAAAGGAAGTATCTGCTAAAGATCTTGTATTTGGAGATCCAGCTTTGGCACAAGGAAAACAATTGTATGATAACAATTGTGCAAAATGTCATAAATGGTACGAACCAAAACAATTTAGCAAAGAAGAGTGGAAACCAATTTTAGTAAGAATGCAGAAAAAGGCGAAACTTGATGATATGCAAATGGCTTCAATAACTAATTTTATTGATTCTCAATTGTAA
- a CDS encoding GreA/GreB family elongation factor, whose amino-acid sequence MKPTPTFCKSDYQFLRELILKSKNSTNTKEANQLSQELDRAVISKESELDSTVIRINSFVTIEDVKANKQMKIQIVLPSAADVKQSKISILAPLSVAIIGFKENDEVDWELPAGIKTLKVITVDNSAVHHS is encoded by the coding sequence ATGAAACCAACACCCACTTTCTGTAAATCAGATTATCAATTTTTAAGAGAATTGATTTTAAAAAGTAAAAATTCAACAAATACTAAAGAAGCCAATCAACTTTCGCAAGAATTAGATCGTGCTGTTATAAGCAAAGAAAGCGAACTTGACAGTACCGTTATCAGGATCAATTCTTTTGTAACGATTGAAGATGTAAAAGCCAATAAACAAATGAAAATTCAAATCGTTTTACCTTCTGCTGCAGATGTAAAGCAATCTAAGATCTCAATTCTAGCTCCTTTAAGTGTTGCTATTATTGGTTTTAAAGAAAATGACGAAGTAGATTGGGAATTACCGGCAGGTATAAAAACTTTAAAAGTAATTACTGTAGATAATTCGGCTGTACATCATTCTTAA
- a CDS encoding thioredoxin family protein, translating into MAQTASAMLPLGTIAPDFYLKDTNSNDMLSFEDLKGSKGTLVMFICNHCPFVIHSIKEVVMIANDYRVQGIGIVAISSNDTVKYPQDSPELMTEFAIENKIDFPYLYDETQETAKAYNAACTPDFYLFDNQDKLFYRGQLDDSRPGNGISLSGSDLRGAIDALIYNRSLKEPQKPSIGCSIKWK; encoded by the coding sequence ATGGCACAAACTGCATCCGCAATGCTTCCTTTAGGAACTATTGCACCTGATTTTTATTTAAAGGACACTAATTCAAATGACATGCTTTCATTTGAAGATTTGAAAGGTTCTAAAGGTACTTTGGTTATGTTTATCTGCAACCATTGTCCGTTTGTGATTCATTCTATAAAAGAAGTTGTAATGATTGCTAATGATTACCGCGTGCAGGGAATCGGCATTGTTGCTATTTCCAGCAATGATACTGTAAAGTATCCGCAGGATTCTCCAGAATTGATGACAGAATTTGCTATAGAAAACAAAATTGATTTTCCTTATCTTTATGATGAGACTCAAGAAACCGCTAAAGCATACAATGCAGCCTGCACTCCCGACTTCTATTTATTTGACAACCAAGACAAATTATTTTACCGCGGACAGCTTGACGATTCTAGGCCGGGCAACGGAATTTCACTCAGCGGAAGTGACCTTAGAGGCGCTATAGATGCTTTAATTTACAACAGAAGTTTAAAGGAACCGCAAAAACCAAGTATTGGCTGCAGCATTAAATGGAAGTAA